The window GTCTCTGAACTCCTCAAATTTCTGACGCACATTTGCACTGATGCGTCATACAATGCTATGCATGGTGCGTCGTATTAGTGAATTTCCTCAGGGTgttgcttcttccttgatttttgacgTCCAAAAGTGATCCCCGACCCCGAaaacgatcccggcttaatcccttaggattttactcagacttcaaagctccaattatTTGATTTAGCTCCACAATATCTACATAACTCAAAATcattcctacaaggcataaaatacgcaATAAGTGTAAAATACTaacaattaaagctcaacacaagtaaagtgcagtgaattagagtgcaataagcgactaaaatacgagattataacCTACCATCAAACAACCAAATACATAATTCTGGATCAAAATGTCAAATACACAGTCAAGATTTTGGAGTAAATTAATTCGATTAGTGCTAGACCACATGCAACTTAATTACCCAGAATGCTATTAGTAGACATATCTAACTATACATGTTAATCGGGCTGGGCTGACCCGTTTACAACCCGGTTCAGCCCGGTACTGTAGCGTGGGGGGCGGGATGGGACGGGTTAGGCGGGGAGCGGATTTCAAACGAACAGTGTTTTGATACCGGTGCACCGGAACTCGCTAAGCCCGTTAACCCGTTAACGGATTTTTAACGGGCTACAGCCCGGTTCAGCCCGGTTTTTAACGGGTTTTTGTTTTTGGATCGTTGCCAATGGTCAAATTCAAATATGACCGTTGGCCAATGGCCCTTTTTTGCAGAAATGGCCATTTCGGCCTACCCCCTTAAGAAAATACCTCCCACACCCCTAATAtttgataaattataattttaaccttttaaaaactataaatagacccccttcttcttcatttttcctcacaattcactctcttactattctaattctctctcaattctctcctgatattattgattattgttcttaaattctcaattacttattatttcaagtttcatcaaatatttagtttagccattacaaaattattattatcaaatatcaagtattcaagtgaagtgtggtatcaactatcaagtatcgatctatcaattgaagtttgatttTCATATATACTtagttactaggtggaattatacttatttattcttaaaatattgttataaatatagaatgcctataactaaagttgctaattctcattgtaccgatcctaGCCGTTTGTTAATATCTAGAACTTGGGATGtcattgaagatgttgtaaagtttttacaaaaattttatgtggctacacttgagttttctggagcttattatcctactattgtaaatggtttagttcatattgttgaaatttctcttttattacataatttgaagaagaaagaaggatatacttttgttgttgaatctatactagataagtttaaaaaatatttctacccaattctccttatttacctaattggtgctattttaaacccttctaTCAAAATAGCCGCTTGTCGCCAATTAATCACTGCTTTATattcttatatggatattggaccaattaaaactcctgatattgacacttgtatttctgatctatACAAACATTTAGaaacattatataattattatgctaacattgttgatgcttcttctgctgtaaatgcaaatattccttcaagttcagtttctACATCTGGGACCAGTGCTTTGGatgataatgatggtgttgaaaattatttgatttggtctacactaggggagcatcaacaaaccagtagcaggaatattgatgaacttcaattctacttgtaAAAGTCAGCAGAGccccgcacaaaggaatttctaccaCTGGGTTGGTCGAGGAGtaactcaaatcaattttctgttcttttggcgatggctcgagacgtgctaaatgtgcctATTTCAACAGTCGCAccagagagcgcatttagccaagcaaggcagcaactaggagatacccgtcattcattgggcaacaacgctttggaaattctagtgtgcttcagagattggataaaaTCAGAACGGCGAAATCAATGGCGTGACAAAGTAGATGaagcggaggaccaagaaattggagatataatggtttatggttctgaTTCAACCAATGTCGGAAACCAAGagcctcatgttgacatggataaacttacaaaaatgatgcaaagcatgtgatgtactatttttttttttttataattgttgtaaacttttaatttacaagtttaaaaataacaaaatcaaaaaagaacttgcaacttaatttgaagtattatatattattcaataaaaatatcaaatgaaagtctttggagcttgatccttacatattgcctattgtttttattaaataattttttgtagccaattactttcaaatttcaattttaaaattgtaaaattcaaatttcaaatttaaaactttaaacttcaaagtttaattctaagccttaaaagtttgcaaacacttaagtatcaataacattgaataagaaaaataaaatttacttttaaaaaaaaaaattacacggCCCGGTCCATCCCGCAAAGCCCGAACCCGGACGgacaaaaaaaatccgaaaaaatacaGCCCGCTAACAGTCCAAAACATTAAACGGATAAGCTGGTTTTTTTTGTGTCCAACCCGTCCAATCCCGCCCGTTAAACACTCATATATCTAACTacctttaaaaattgaaaaccgCTATTACCCTTAACTTTATGGTTAGCAAATGGTTGTAATGATTATACTTGCAAATTGGGAGTAGTGTGTTTTCCTTTGGTAGGTCCAatttgatttcagaaatatttaagtgGATATTAAAGGTAGATATCATAATTACATTCTGAGATTGCTTAGTGATTAGCATTACAATAATTTTATCAAAGTTGACTGTGTGATCCTTTTATAACTAACCACAATCCTTTAACTGATCTTGTGTTAAAAAAAATCGGGATTTTTTGTCCACATTGTCATGATTAATATAAAGTTTTGTACttgcatattaaaaaataaagattttttccctttcttttcccTTCATAAAAAACGGAGTCAGAAGAGCtgcaccaaaataaaaataaaaattagctACTTAGAAAACGAAAAAGTACTATAAGAAGCATTATTTCCATCAAGTGAaatcaaaaaaacaaaatataattacgCAAATAAGCTAAGAAAATTCAATATCTAATAAATATACATGAAAAAAAGTTTAATCTtttatatacaatataatttttgGTCCCCTACCTTTCCCCTGCCCCGACTATAAGTTAGAGTAAGGTTTGAAGATATACCCAAATAGAATTTAAATTCCTCGTTAAGTTGAATAATAAAATTTCTTCACTagtaaatttttaaataattaatctaTATGAAAGTTGTTTAATTAGTAAAATCTTTTCTTGATGTATAAGGTGATCAGGATTAACTGAAAGCGGATTTCTTGAATTGTGTACTGCTAAATTAACTCAATGAAGCATTTACAAATTAATCACAAGTAAAAATCATGTTACTCTAATCCAAAACAAAATAATGTTATGAATATTCAATAAGTAACTTTACTTTAATATTTATCTCTTAATATTTGGTAGGGTTACAAATACAGACATATATCCAACTATACAACCTAGAAAGGAATTTCTTGTCCTTAGATGTTTTCTAGCGTTTGCTCCTCTGGACGGAAAGTGCGACAACGGAGCTAAAAATTTCATTAATACACTTTATCCAACTTAATTAAAAAGAAGGTTTCTTTATTTGAATATGTGGGTCGTACAGAAATTATTTGATCCTTGAGCACGCGATTAAAGCTGTGGGCCTTTTTTTgcctccttttctcttttttctccttGTTACATTTCttttggtttattaatttcatGACTTACGTGTAtcatctctttctttttgttttgttccaTTACAGTGGTTGATTAATTACAGTGCGGTGGTAATGTGTAATTATTAGGAAGCAGATTGCTATTTACTTGTTTGTTCAAATTTTCTTATTATATTTAGTTTTTTTATCTGTCGaaagaaaaaataacatatttatcATAATTGAGTTTTCCTTCTTGTAGAGGGAAATTATAAATctctcatatttggctagtcgcTTTTCTTATAGGAAAAAATTTGGActtttataaattgaggatccttccttctAATTCAGTAACATCTATAATGTAGCCATAAGGGTTTTAAGAGTCGTGTTTGGGGGGAGAATTTTACGGGataagtgttagtgtgtcacttgtgtttgcctcttcgtgaggttgttctctcgatattttgtactttCTTTTATTACAGTGGATTGCTCCTCTCCGCCcgtggacgtaggtcaattggtcaaaccacgttaaatgtttgtgtctcttttggtatatttctcttttgttgtgtgattTATCATTGTTTAATTGTTGCTTTACTAGCTTCCGCATAACATCTGATGTTTTCGATTCTAACATACCTAACATGCCTTTTGTCAAACAGGAAAATGAGTAGTTATGGCATTGACTGTGAGGCACCGGCCAGCAGTATTAGTTAGATGATTATGGGAAATGTcactaatttttaaattttttttagggTAGGATTCAGCCCGTGAATAATGAGGAAGTTAAAGGTAGAAGAAATGATAATCTTTGGTGAAATTGAACATATGTATTCAATACTAATTAAGTGATGTGAAGAGAAATGCGCTGTGGTGATTACAACTATAATTCTAGGAAAATGATATTTAATTTAATAGGTGACAATTTAGCTGGCTTTTTACGAAATCTATTTCAATAGAGTGTACGATGTCGATTGCCCGAGGGAGAGCACTCAATGGGCTAGGGTTGTCTCATTTCGCCTTACCAATTTCAAGGAAACACCGAATACAGACATAAATCATTTGTACCGACAAAGATTCATAATCAAAAGAGAAACAGCCCAGATCGCATACACTTCCTCCCCTGCTTGAGCACCTCATAACTACATTTaaaggaataaaataagataTTTCGTTCGCTCCGAATTCGTCTGACAATTTTTATTCTGGAATGTTTTCTAAATATTGGCGTTGTTTCTTTACAAACAATGCCAAGAAATCAAATTAATAGAATATACACAAGTACAGTTTATCCAATTTTCATAACTTTCAAGAAATCAAATTACTAAAATATACAAAGGTCAAgttttcatttgatattttcttATTAAACTAAGTTTTTCTACCATTTCTTTTATCATGTCTACTATATGAATCTGATTTAACATCTTGAACTTCCTGTTCAGTCAAGAGTCCATATCAAAAACTAGATAGTATGGAGTAGGTGTTGTGGAATATGAGTTTTAAATAAACATGCAGTATATGATATGGGCCTAGCCTTCACCTAATGACTGTTACGTAATTCCAGTCTATATTTAGTAAACAGCCCACGGACAGCCCATCTCAATTCTTACTCGATAAATAGGGGGAAGTGCACAAACAGCCATTTTTAGAACTACGTTTAGGGATTAACCAAACTTGTTTTGTCctgaaaaattaaattaaaaatcttaatttcaaGAGTATTTAGGACATTTTCGAAAACATTAAACGGGACAACGGAAATTAAAGACACATTGCTTAATTCTAGCAGCTTACCGTGCCATTTCTAAGATGATTAGGGCTATTAAAATGGGAAATTGGGAACAACATTTGGTGGTCCCATAAGGGATCTTTGAGGCTCAGTTCTTTGAGTATCGTGGAACAAAAGAATAAACTTCAACAAATTTTCACAAAGTTTCAAACATCTTATACAAATCTCTGAATAAAGCACAATACAACAAAGCAATATAAATTACTACAACACACTAGTAGGCAAGATAGACAGTAATATGAAGCAGAGTCTGCACACCATCAGTTTCTTGTTGGTTAGCAGCTGGAAATGTTTTGACAGTAGCAAATCCCTTTGCATTCACATATTTTCCAGTTCCACCCATTATTGCAAGATGTGATTCCGAAACCCTAGTCCTGTGTACTCCAAAGAAAGTAAGGCTATCACTATAGCTTCCACTATGAAACATCACTGTAAAAGCCATAGTCTGACTATTTCCATCTTCTGAACTCGCAACGTAAAATCCTTGTGCTTTACCAACTAGGCCAGAGTTAAGTTCATGACTTTCTGTTAATTCGTCGTCGAACACTGTCAGTGTACCGAACATGAGTTTTTGGAACGTGATTCCTGATCCTAACTGAGCCATGTTTAAGGCGGGGAAACCAGAACCTCCACCAATGATGTTGTTGTTTCCGTTGTTTTGAATAACGTTAGAAGTGGTTCCGCTTAGACCTGTGAGAAAagggatgttgttgttgctgaTGATTCCGTTGTTGTTGCTGTTTACTGGGACACCATTGTCGACTGCTAGAACTGCACCATTTGGCTTTGCGAAGGGTACTTGTCCGCTCAGTGAAGGGTTTGTTGCAATGCCAGTTACTGCTATTGCTGAAGGGTTTGATCCTCCAAGAATGTCATGcatgaaaaaggaaaatatatGATCATCTTCACCAGCTGTCGCAGCAGTTGCAGCACCTGCACCACCTACCGGTGCTGCAACACCTGCAGCTCCTGCACTACCTACATGTGCTGTAACACCTGCAGCTTCTGCACCGGTAGGTGCTGCAATATTAGTACTTACCCCAGCAGGTGTTGCAACACCAGCACCTACCTCAGCAGGAGCTGCAACACCAGCACCTGCACCAACATGAGTTGTAGGTGCTACGATACCAGCACCTACACCAGCGGGAGTTGCAACACCAGGAGCCGCTCCTGCACCGATAGGAGCTGCAACGCCTGTACCTACAACTGCCCCTGAAGCTGTTGGGGCCTCGTCTGTATCAGGAGCTTCTGGAGCAACGGTGGGAGTAGTGGGCTCCTCGTCGAGGATTCTACGCGCAGTGGTGGAGGTGATTGTGAGTGCTAGAACGAGAAGGAATGTAAAGATGGCTTTGAGTTGAAAATGTTTGGATTTAGAAGTTGCCATGAAAGATTGATGGAAAAGAGATGTTTTTGGCGTTTGATGGTTCAAAAATGATTCTTTGGAATTTGATGCATACAACGAATTGGTTGTGTCTATATATATGCTTAAAATGGAGAGATATTTCAACACTTTTTCAGAGTGTATGATTCGGTATAAGAGGAGTTGATCATATATATGGATTAGGTAATAATAACCTTTTCACTCTTTCCAGTGCATTAGTTGAAGATTGCAAAGCCAATTTTATGTCGAGATATTGTTGATTAGGTAATTAAGTAGCAGATACAAACcaattgcttcttcttctttttcttcttttcccccTTTTTGGGGGCTCTTGCCAATCAGTTAATTAGGATAACAAATTATTATACGAGTTAAAAAGTCACTCAtttaatcaaaaaaaaataagaaagagaatATGTAAATTGTAATTGAACAAATAAAAGTCCTAAAAATGAGATGTAAAGCTTCCTtttaatctttcaattaactaGAAAGTGAACGAAAATCTTGAAGAAGCTTGCAATAGCTGAAACAATTACCATCAAGTTATTTAAAGTACGCTATAAACACTTGTAGGTGACTATCTATAATAAGTGTTGACTGATAACTTGGAAAAGATGCTGAAAAATCTGCTATATAGAAGAGCAAATTATTTTAACAACATTTTCTTACACCATAAGTATAtagttgtttacccgaaaaatgaatagagttgaatttatacgcagttccgaggatatgtggcgtaacttaacacaaaatgtaagaataaatagaaatgtaaatatagaTTGCAGAGAATGCGAGGTAGATAAGGTTGTGAGGAACAATTAATcttaggattcaacaaatagaatcaatttaagaaatctgaaagaacgattctttactgtagaagaatatagcGCTTTTATTACTATGTAAGCCTGGAAAAAAAACTTATTTTACAGAAATggtaaccaagcccttttatagtggagggatttggctctaagcataataaaataaacattcagtgggagacccatgataagtcagcttttctacaatttctgccaagattctctctagtgggattgcaacagcttttgtctgcgagctcgatcttgcttagaaccctcgattttggtttgagcttgatttcgaCTCGAGCTCGTGATCTTGGTTTGAGCCCGATCCTGgctcgagccctcgaattgattcgaggtcaatTTTGGTTGGTCTCTAGATTATCAGCATGATAGATCTACtctgcatcatggttcgatttcgattcgagcttgataatgatatcgaactcgacacgGATCGGCCTCCCCGGGTTCGAGGTTAATTTGTTCCAACTTCGAGATCTTACTTCGATAGATCatcgttcgaactcgatcggacgtgctaataccgaaatctatttcgaccgtatacaacaCTCAACTTAAATTCTCATTAATCTTGCCACTTTTTATGATATTTAAATAAAAGCACCCATTCCTTTACTTTTGACAACTTTAATTTATGGTGTTTATGGTCAATTTACATCAGAATATCCTCTTTTCTGCCAGAGATACTTGCTCAGAGGGTATGTACCTTAGTATATGCACAAAGATGAAGTAAATGCTCAATTAAGTGATGTAATTGTTTCTTGGGAGGTTGGTCTTGTTAAACTACTTAAACATACTATCCTTTGTTTAATTTTATGTGAACCTTTTCATTATTAGAGATCTAAATTATGTAAACTTTGACCACATTAAAATGTATTTCTCATCATATTGACATGAGAAGAATTGCAACTTATTGTACTTCTCGTATAATCTAATCCAATTTAGTTTCAAAACTTTGATGCTCCAAAAGCAAAAAGGTTCATATAAATTGGAAAAGATGGAGTATATGTTTATTACTTCCTCCGCCTCGTTTTATGTGAcatacttttttttatttgttaaaaaaataacatatttctattagaaataatttttaattaaaattattatatCTTTAGTGAGATAATTTTTAAGCACaaaaatatttatgaattttttAAATCACAAGACTTTTTAACTCCGTGTCCAGTTAAATACGGTCAAATAATTGAGGAAGTAATAATTTTCGAGATTTTCATATAGGAAAAAACTAGGGATTATTGTACCGGACATATTCAATATTTACTTGTTCTAGTCGGTATATATACACACACGTCATtcaccggctatttttagtttaagaaattAGGTAGATGACTATTAGGGTTAATTCTTCATAAAAGTAGCCGAGATGTAATAAAAAGGCCCATTATAAATTGGCCCAAACCGATGTGGCCCAAAAGCAAAATGTACTCCTCACAACATTAAACTAAAGAATACAAAGTATACTGATGTGAGACTAAAGAATAGTTAGAGTTTAGATCAAGAAGAAAATGGCGTGGAGAGCAAATCTATCTCGTAATCTGAAGGAGCTTCGCATCCTCTTTTCTCCATCATCTGCTGAAAGTGCCGCCACGAggtttcttcccttttcttttttcttttttcttttttcttctatttcactccattttttcttcattttttttactgATTTTCTCAAATGTAATTTATTTTAACATTCCACAGGTCGTTTATTGAGAAAAACTATAGAGATCTCAAAACCCATAACCCCAAATTTCCCATTTTGATTCGTGAGGCCAATTCCATTGAGCCTCAGCTTTGGGCCAGATATGGTAATTCTCCCCGCCCTATTTTTCTTCTAATATTTgctatgttatttttgtttttctaattCTTATTTATGTTTTAAATGGGATAATTGAAGTGGGTCTTTGAGTTCTTGGGGAAAAATTGAGTCTTTGACTTATTTGAACATGATTTATATAATGCATTTTCTCCTTTTTCCATTGTTTTTTTACTTTCAGTTGATCTAGTTAAGGGGAAAATTCTCGTAGTTTATGCATTTGTAAATCTCAGTAAATTGCTGCTTGAGTTAAAACTTAAAATTCGTAAGTAGATGTGGATAAGTACTTGGTTAACATATGATCAAGTTAGGACATTGATGCTAAATTCAACACATGAAAAGTTTAGCTTAGAAAATTACTGACTTTAGGACATGTTGGGCATCATAAGGTACTCAAACTGATACTATAACAACTATGTCTCCATCCCAAACAAGTTGGATGAATCCTCATTGCCATGTTTTTCCATTTAAAATCATCTTCTGTCGatattatacaaaaaaaatataaaaagtactAGAAGTTATCTATTGCTTTCTACTGGCATATAAATCTCTGACAGGGGTAAAAGACTGCTAGAAAGCCTCAGAGTTAGAGTAAATGTACTAACATGATTAAAACATATTTGCAACTAATTGGTGTCATGTACATAGATCTTATTCTTTCATTGCACCCTATCTATAGCTGTCTGCTtggtaaaatacaaaaaaatatatgttatgGCAAAGAGTATTTGGAAAATTTTGGAGTTTGATGGGTTTTGAAGGGGAGCCttgcgtaactggtaaagttgctgccgtgtagtcaggaggtcacgggttcgagccgtggaaacaacctcttgtagaaatgcaggataaggctgcatacaatagacccttgtggtcagACCCTTCCCCAGACCCCGTGCATAACGGGAGCTTAatgcaccgggctgccttttttTTTTGATGGGTTTAGATAAATTTTGAGTATAGTGGAAAAAATCTGGTAATGGGTTGGTTTTTCAGGTATGAGCCACTGATCCTTATACTTTCCATTATACTTGAAATGTTTGTTGGGTGCTTATAAAGACAGTTGACGAAGTTTAGATTTAGAGTTTTCGGGGATAAACTTTATTTTACCTTCGAATTGCTAAGTTGTCCTAATTGATGTTTATCCCTTCGTATATTTCATGTTGTCCTCACATTCATGGACCTTTTTGATATGTAACAGACCTC is drawn from Nicotiana tabacum cultivar K326 chromosome 9, ASM71507v2, whole genome shotgun sequence and contains these coding sequences:
- the LOC107827073 gene encoding dirigent protein 25-like translates to MATSKSKHFQLKAIFTFLLVLALTITSTTARRILDEEPTTPTVAPEAPDTDEAPTASGAVVGTGVAAPIGAGAAPGVATPAGVGAGIVAPTTHVGAGAGVAAPAEVGAGVATPAGVSTNIAAPTGAEAAGVTAHVGSAGAAGVAAPVGGAGAATAATAGEDDHIFSFFMHDILGGSNPSAIAVTGIATNPSLSGQVPFAKPNGAVLAVDNGVPVNSNNNGIISNNNIPFLTGLSGTTSNVIQNNGNNNIIGGGSGFPALNMAQLGSGITFQKLMFGTLTVFDDELTESHELNSGLVGKAQGFYVASSEDGNSQTMAFTVMFHSGSYSDSLTFFGVHRTRVSESHLAIMGGTGKYVNAKGFATVKTFPAANQQETDGVQTLLHITVYLAY
- the LOC107827066 gene encoding NADH dehydrogenase [ubiquinone] 1 alpha subcomplex subunit 2-like — translated: MAWRANLSRNLKELRILFSPSSAESAATRSFIEKNYRDLKTHNPKFPILIREANSIEPQLWARYDLGVERGIRLEGLTEEQISKALEDLVKVGASLKS